A section of the Maylandia zebra isolate NMK-2024a linkage group LG8, Mzebra_GT3a, whole genome shotgun sequence genome encodes:
- the mxra7 gene encoding matrix-remodeling-associated protein 7 isoform X4 gives MDITFVLFAIISTLLAIVVATSLFNGSSPAADFANARSYFGHRDGVTGGLDQSGPKQNGHLPDKKKKKEADDWCEISGSSHDHWDVVKSVLSEEAHSHPQSEELETLADWSRPGSRNTILEAESSSNASSGTGRRSLIGLSDTELLKCAFSYPQTEGASERAGMNEKVESNANNSLKYVPGKARSHHLEKMMTKEELEEEQRIYFTTNFNCL, from the exons ATGGATATAACCTTTGTATTATTTGCTATTATTTCTACGCTTCTCGCCATTGTGGTCGCAACGTCGCTTTTTAACGGCTCTTCGCCTGCAGCAGACTTTGCAAATGCGCGGAGTTATTTCGGACACAGAGATGGTGTGACCGGAGGATTAGATCAATCCGGGCCGAAACAGAATGGCCATCTACCcgataagaaaaagaagaaggaggcGGACGACTGGTGCGAAATCAGCGGGAGCTCACACGATCACTGGGATGTAGTGAAATCTGTGCTTTCT GAGGAAGCACACTCCCACCCTCAATCTGAAGAACtggaaaccctggctgattggtcCAGGCCTGGATCTAGGAATACAATCTTAGAGGCAGAGTCATCATCCAATGCTTCATCAGGGACAGGCCGAAGGTCGCTCATTGGGCTTTCTGATACAGAGCTCCTAAAGTGTGCTTTTTCTTACCCCCAAACTGAAGGAGCATCAGAGAGAGCTGGGATGAATG AAAAGGTGGAATCAAATGCAAATAATTCCTTGAAGTACGTCCCAGGAAAGGCACGATCCCACCACTTGGAAAAGATGATGACCaaagaggagctggaggaggagcagaG GATATACTTCACCACAAACTTTAACTGTCTGTAA
- the mxra7 gene encoding matrix-remodeling-associated protein 7 isoform X3, producing the protein MDITFVLFAIISTLLAIVVATSLFNGSSPAADFANARSYFGHRDGVTGGLDQSGPKQNGHLPDKKKKKEADDWCEISGSSHDHWDVVKSVLSEEAHSHPQSEELETLADWSRPGSRNTILEAESSSNASSGTGRRSLIGLSDTELLKCAFSYPQTEGASERAGMNAEKVESNANNSLKYVPGKARSHHLEKMMTKEELEEEQRIYFTTNFNCL; encoded by the exons ATGGATATAACCTTTGTATTATTTGCTATTATTTCTACGCTTCTCGCCATTGTGGTCGCAACGTCGCTTTTTAACGGCTCTTCGCCTGCAGCAGACTTTGCAAATGCGCGGAGTTATTTCGGACACAGAGATGGTGTGACCGGAGGATTAGATCAATCCGGGCCGAAACAGAATGGCCATCTACCcgataagaaaaagaagaaggaggcGGACGACTGGTGCGAAATCAGCGGGAGCTCACACGATCACTGGGATGTAGTGAAATCTGTGCTTTCT GAGGAAGCACACTCCCACCCTCAATCTGAAGAACtggaaaccctggctgattggtcCAGGCCTGGATCTAGGAATACAATCTTAGAGGCAGAGTCATCATCCAATGCTTCATCAGGGACAGGCCGAAGGTCGCTCATTGGGCTTTCTGATACAGAGCTCCTAAAGTGTGCTTTTTCTTACCCCCAAACTGAAGGAGCATCAGAGAGAGCTGGGATGAATG CAGAAAAGGTGGAATCAAATGCAAATAATTCCTTGAAGTACGTCCCAGGAAAGGCACGATCCCACCACTTGGAAAAGATGATGACCaaagaggagctggaggaggagcagaG GATATACTTCACCACAAACTTTAACTGTCTGTAA
- the srsf2a gene encoding serine and arginine rich splicing factor 2a translates to MSYGRPPPDVEGMTSLKVDNLTYRTSPETLRRVFEKYGRVGDVYIPRDRYTKESRGFAFVRFLDKRDAEDAMDAMDGALLDGRELRVQMARYGRPPDSMYSRRGPPPRRYGYGRRSRSRSASPRRRRRSHSRSRSRSRSRSRSRHHYSRSRSRSYSRSRSKSKSKSRTPRRSKSKSPSRSRSRSRSKSRSRTPASNRGSRSKSKSRSRSKSKSRPKSPEDTGAES, encoded by the exons ATGAGCTACGGAAGGCCGCCGCCAGACGTTGAGGGGATGACCTCCTTAAAGGTGGACAACCTGACTTACCGAACTTCGCCGGAGACTCTGCGCCGAGTTTTTGAGAAATACGGCCGTGTGGGAGATGTGTATATCCCGCGGGACAGGTACACCAAGGAGAGCCGAGGCTTCGCTTTCGTGCGGTTCCTCGACAAGCGCGACGCCGAAGACGCAATGGACGCCATGGACGGCGCGCTGCTCGACGGGCGGGAGCTTCGGGTTCAGATGGCTCGATACGGAAGGCCGCCAGACTCCATGTACAGCCGGAGAGGCCCTCCGCCACGGAGATACGGATACGGACGCAGAAGCAGAAG CCGTTCAGCCAGTCCTCGCCGTCGAAGACGTAGCCACAGCCGGTCCAGGAGCAGAAGCCGCTCTAGATCTAGGAGCCGCCACCACTACAGCCGCTCCAGGTCCCGTTCCTACTCCAGGTCAAGGTCCAAGTCTAAGTCCAAATCCAGAACCCCTCGGCGAAGCAAGTCAAAGTCGCCCTCCAGATCTCGGTCCCGCTCCAGGTCCAAGTCAAGGAGTCGAACCCCAGCTTCCAACAGAGGGTCCAGGTCAAAGTCGAAGTCCAGGTCCAGGTCCAAATCCAAGAGTAGACCTAAATCCCCAGAGGACACCGGAGCAGAGTCTTAA